A single Acidobacteriaceae bacterium DNA region contains:
- a CDS encoding isocitrate/isopropylmalate dehydrogenase family protein — protein sequence MKAATRTHKITLIPGDGIGPEVTAATLSILEAAGAATGCSFDWDRHDAGADAFAKTGEYIPQALYDSVTQNKVALKGPVTTPIGQGFSSINVTLRKKFDLYANFRPVKSLPGLKTNYPKIDLVIFRENTEDLYAGLEVMVQPDVAQSLKIITTKGSTRIARAAFEYARKHGRKKIHAIHKANIMKLTDGLFLRCCKAVAAEFPEIQYLEHIVDNACMQLVLNPYQYDIILTENLYGDILSDLCSAFVGGLGLVPGANIGADAAIFEAVHGSAPDIAGQDKANPTALLQSAVLMLHHIGEAETAGRIQKALNHVYAEGKTLTRDVGGTAGTKAFTEAVLAAL from the coding sequence ATGAAGGCAGCAACACGCACACACAAGATTACGTTGATTCCGGGTGATGGCATCGGGCCGGAGGTTACGGCAGCGACGTTGAGCATCCTGGAGGCCGCGGGCGCTGCGACCGGATGCAGCTTTGACTGGGATCGCCATGATGCGGGCGCGGATGCGTTCGCCAAGACGGGCGAGTACATTCCGCAGGCGCTGTATGACTCGGTGACACAGAATAAGGTGGCGCTGAAGGGCCCGGTGACGACGCCGATCGGGCAGGGATTTTCGTCGATCAACGTGACGCTGCGCAAGAAATTTGACCTGTATGCGAACTTCCGGCCGGTGAAGTCGCTGCCGGGGTTGAAGACGAACTATCCGAAGATTGACCTGGTGATCTTCCGCGAGAACACGGAGGATTTGTACGCGGGGCTCGAGGTGATGGTGCAGCCGGATGTGGCGCAGTCGCTGAAGATCATCACAACGAAGGGGTCGACGCGGATTGCGCGCGCGGCCTTTGAGTATGCGCGCAAGCACGGGCGCAAGAAGATCCACGCCATCCACAAAGCCAACATCATGAAGCTGACGGATGGGCTGTTCTTGCGATGCTGCAAGGCGGTTGCGGCAGAGTTCCCGGAGATTCAGTATCTGGAGCACATCGTCGACAACGCGTGCATGCAGCTGGTGCTGAACCCGTATCAGTACGACATCATCCTGACGGAGAATCTGTACGGCGATATTCTCTCGGACCTGTGCTCGGCGTTTGTTGGCGGACTGGGACTGGTGCCGGGAGCGAACATCGGGGCGGATGCAGCGATCTTTGAGGCGGTGCATGGATCGGCGCCGGACATCGCGGGGCAGGACAAGGCGAACCCGACTGCGCTGCTGCAGTCTGCGGTGCTGATGCTGCACCATATCGGCGAGGCGGAGACTGCGGGGCGCATCCAGAAGGCGCTGAACCATGTTTACGCCGAGGGCAAGACGCTTACGCGGGATGTTGGTGGGACAGCGGGCACGAAGGCCTTCACTGAGGCTGTGCTGGCGGCTCTGTAG
- a CDS encoding M13 family metallopeptidase produces MPHLRSSFATSSLVTLSFVLACTPLLRAQTGATPAATPASPATAAAPVTHYVPGPAFDASAINKAADPCTDFYKFACGNFAVEHPIPADQTGVDQFYLLYNVNTQELNGILTKYSDPANQKSSNEQKIGDYYAACMNTDLINQKQLAPIQPFFDQIDKVSKHGLAYLAGELQRDGVNVFFGFGEMQDFKDSTKQIAVASQGGLGLPERDYYTRTGDKDVKLRQQYVDHIAKMLTFAGETPEQAATDAKNILAFETKLAEASLTITEQRDPQKIYHPTTLADFEKTELSNVPFASFLEAIHAPQFTTLNDYSPGFFPAMVQAVSDTDMQTLRAYMKFHTMSDFAYDLPSQIDAEHFNFYGRILSGQPEEKPRWKRCSAGVDGALGEALGQVYVDQYFPGDEKAKTLQMVHDIEAAMDKDLDTLPWMSPETKEKAKAKLHAVADKIGYPEHWRDYSKLEISHTDALGNLERANAFENDRELNKIGQPVDKLEWDMSPPTVNANYNPSMNNINFPAGILQPGFYDPKADLATNYGHIGSIIGHELTHGFDDEGSQFDATGNLSDWWTAADKKNFEARTGCLVNEYGSFVAVDDLHINGKLTLGENTADNGGLLLAYMAYLDRAKKDGLDINKKINGFTGPQRFYIAYAQNWCENARPEQVREQVQTDPHSPDHFRADGAIVNQPGFGPAFGCKEGQPMTPAKNCRVW; encoded by the coding sequence ATGCCGCATCTCCGGTCGTCTTTCGCGACCTCCTCGCTCGTCACGCTTTCGTTCGTCCTTGCCTGTACGCCTCTCCTTCGCGCCCAGACCGGAGCGACACCCGCAGCCACCCCGGCCTCTCCTGCGACCGCCGCCGCGCCTGTCACTCACTATGTGCCCGGGCCAGCCTTCGACGCCTCCGCCATCAACAAGGCCGCGGATCCCTGCACCGATTTCTATAAGTTCGCCTGCGGAAACTTCGCGGTCGAGCATCCCATCCCCGCCGACCAGACCGGCGTCGACCAGTTCTATCTCCTCTACAACGTCAACACTCAGGAGCTGAACGGAATCCTGACCAAGTACTCCGACCCCGCCAACCAGAAGAGCTCCAACGAGCAGAAGATCGGCGACTATTACGCCGCCTGCATGAACACCGACCTTATCAACCAGAAGCAACTGGCGCCTATCCAGCCGTTCTTCGATCAGATCGACAAGGTATCCAAGCACGGCCTCGCCTATCTTGCAGGTGAGCTTCAGCGCGACGGTGTCAACGTCTTCTTCGGCTTCGGCGAGATGCAGGATTTCAAGGATTCGACCAAACAGATCGCCGTCGCTTCCCAGGGCGGCCTTGGTCTTCCCGAGCGCGACTACTACACCCGCACGGGCGACAAGGACGTCAAGCTTCGCCAGCAGTACGTTGACCACATCGCGAAAATGCTCACCTTCGCCGGCGAAACACCCGAGCAGGCCGCCACCGACGCGAAGAACATCCTCGCCTTTGAGACGAAACTCGCCGAAGCATCACTCACAATCACCGAACAGCGCGACCCGCAGAAAATCTACCATCCCACGACACTCGCCGACTTTGAGAAGACCGAGCTCAGCAACGTTCCCTTCGCCAGCTTCCTCGAAGCCATTCACGCGCCCCAGTTCACAACACTCAATGACTACAGCCCCGGGTTTTTCCCCGCGATGGTCCAGGCTGTCAGCGATACGGACATGCAAACCCTGCGTGCCTACATGAAGTTCCACACGATGAGCGATTTCGCATACGATCTTCCTTCGCAGATCGATGCCGAGCACTTCAACTTCTACGGCCGCATCCTCTCCGGTCAGCCCGAGGAAAAACCGCGCTGGAAGCGCTGCTCCGCCGGTGTTGATGGCGCTCTTGGGGAGGCTCTTGGTCAGGTCTACGTCGACCAGTACTTCCCCGGCGATGAGAAGGCCAAAACCCTGCAGATGGTCCACGACATCGAAGCCGCGATGGATAAGGACCTCGACACGCTTCCATGGATGAGCCCCGAGACGAAGGAGAAGGCCAAGGCCAAGCTCCACGCCGTCGCCGACAAGATCGGCTACCCCGAGCATTGGCGTGACTACTCCAAACTCGAAATCTCCCACACCGATGCCCTCGGCAATCTCGAGCGCGCCAATGCCTTCGAGAACGACCGCGAGCTCAACAAAATCGGACAGCCGGTCGACAAACTCGAATGGGACATGTCGCCGCCCACCGTCAATGCCAACTACAACCCGTCGATGAACAACATCAACTTCCCCGCCGGAATTCTGCAGCCCGGTTTCTATGATCCCAAGGCCGACCTGGCGACCAACTACGGCCATATCGGCTCCATCATCGGCCACGAACTCACTCATGGCTTCGACGATGAGGGCAGCCAGTTCGACGCCACCGGCAACCTCAGCGACTGGTGGACCGCCGCCGACAAGAAGAACTTCGAGGCCCGCACCGGCTGCCTCGTCAACGAGTACGGCAGCTTCGTCGCCGTCGACGACCTCCACATCAATGGCAAGCTCACCCTCGGCGAAAACACCGCCGACAATGGCGGGCTCCTGCTCGCCTACATGGCCTACCTCGACCGCGCAAAGAAGGATGGCCTCGACATCAACAAGAAGATCAACGGCTTCACCGGCCCGCAGCGCTTCTATATCGCCTACGCGCAGAACTGGTGCGAGAACGCCCGCCCCGAACAGGTCCGTGAACAGGTCCAGACCGACCCCCACTCACCGGATCACTTCCGCGCCGACGGTGCCATCGTCAACCAGCCCGGCTTCGGCCCGGCCTTCGGCTGCAAAGAGGGCCAGCCCATGACCCCGGCCAAAAACTGCCGCGTCTGGTAG
- the asd gene encoding aspartate-semialdehyde dehydrogenase: MERRNVGILGATGAVGQRFIQLLADHPWFNITWLAASDRSAGKRYADACAWRLDTPLPKRIAEMVLQPNVPEGSATELPRIIFSSVDAPIARELEPKFAAAGCAVISNSSAFRMGADIPLVVPEVNEAHLDVIEAQATRKTSGGYLVTNPNCCAIGLVLPLAPLHQRFGIEKLFVSTMQAVSGAGYPGVASLDILGNVIPYIKNEEEKLQEEVAKLLGGLRVEGDDARGFQFADLTVSAMCNRVPVLEGHTECVSVKLRKPATHEEILEAWRSFQPLSGRGHEGLHLPSAPLHPIVYMDGETRPQPKLDLNRGHGMTTTVGRLRPCSIFDWKFTLLSHNTVRGAAGAAILNAEILAVLGKFDFRRFPAVGSAALEESAVPA; this comes from the coding sequence ATGGAACGGCGTAATGTAGGCATTCTGGGGGCAACTGGAGCTGTCGGACAACGATTTATCCAGTTGCTCGCCGATCATCCCTGGTTCAACATCACCTGGCTGGCCGCCAGCGACCGCAGTGCGGGCAAGAGATACGCGGACGCGTGTGCATGGCGTCTGGACACACCGCTGCCGAAGCGCATCGCCGAGATGGTGCTGCAGCCGAATGTGCCTGAAGGCTCGGCGACTGAGCTGCCCCGCATCATTTTCTCTTCGGTCGATGCTCCAATTGCGCGCGAGCTTGAGCCGAAGTTTGCGGCCGCCGGCTGTGCCGTGATTTCAAACAGTTCCGCCTTTCGCATGGGAGCGGATATTCCGCTGGTCGTGCCCGAGGTGAACGAAGCCCACCTCGACGTGATCGAGGCACAGGCTACGAGGAAAACTTCAGGCGGATACCTGGTCACAAATCCGAACTGCTGCGCGATTGGCCTTGTGCTGCCGCTGGCGCCTCTGCACCAGCGCTTCGGTATTGAGAAGCTGTTTGTCTCGACGATGCAAGCGGTCTCCGGCGCGGGATATCCTGGCGTCGCGTCGCTCGACATCCTCGGCAATGTGATTCCCTACATCAAGAATGAAGAGGAAAAGCTGCAGGAGGAGGTCGCAAAATTGCTGGGTGGACTGCGTGTTGAAGGAGATGACGCCCGCGGCTTCCAGTTCGCAGACCTGACCGTGTCAGCGATGTGCAATCGCGTGCCGGTCCTCGAAGGACACACGGAGTGCGTTAGCGTGAAGCTGCGCAAACCAGCCACGCACGAGGAGATTCTGGAAGCATGGCGCAGCTTCCAGCCGTTGAGCGGCAGAGGTCACGAGGGGTTGCACCTGCCGTCGGCGCCGCTGCACCCGATCGTATATATGGACGGCGAGACGCGGCCGCAACCAAAGCTCGACCTGAACCGTGGCCACGGCATGACGACCACTGTGGGACGGCTGCGACCATGCTCGATCTTCGACTGGAAGTTCACGCTGCTTTCGCACAACACTGTGCGCGGCGCGGCGGGCGCGGCGATCCTGAACGCGGAGATTCTCGCGGTGCTGGGCAAGTTTGATTTCAGGCGCTTCCCGGCTGTCGGCTCGGCCGCACTCGAAGAGAGCGCGGTGCCCGCATGA
- a CDS encoding lytic transglycosylase domain-containing protein, giving the protein MSLAIFALAGASAHAFDRVTLRNGFSYDCNHQQALEDGRVRLFLASGGDESYIDLPVTEIESVATLPDPPAVGASPKPAAASNADVRTLLSHAGEQHDIDVELLASVVHAESGGRATAVSRTGARGLMQLMPGTAHTLGVKDSFEPAQNINGGTAYLDELLTRYHDNLALALAAYNAGPAAVDKYHGIPPYRETRAYVARVMNEFKRRKLVAERSAIASR; this is encoded by the coding sequence TTGAGTCTCGCCATTTTCGCGCTCGCGGGCGCGTCTGCGCATGCGTTTGATCGCGTGACGCTGCGCAATGGATTCAGCTACGACTGCAATCACCAACAGGCGCTGGAGGATGGCCGCGTGCGGCTGTTTCTTGCCAGCGGCGGCGATGAGAGCTATATCGATCTGCCGGTGACAGAGATTGAGTCTGTCGCGACGTTGCCGGATCCACCTGCTGTTGGAGCGTCACCTAAGCCGGCCGCCGCTTCCAATGCTGACGTGCGGACTTTGTTGAGTCATGCGGGCGAGCAGCACGATATCGATGTAGAGCTGCTGGCGAGCGTCGTGCACGCGGAGAGCGGTGGACGAGCGACGGCGGTTTCGCGCACAGGCGCGCGGGGCCTGATGCAGTTGATGCCAGGCACGGCTCACACTCTGGGCGTGAAAGACAGCTTCGAGCCCGCGCAGAACATCAATGGCGGCACGGCGTATCTGGACGAACTGCTTACGCGCTACCACGACAATCTGGCACTCGCGCTGGCGGCGTATAACGCCGGTCCAGCGGCCGTCGACAAGTACCATGGGATTCCGCCGTATCGCGAGACGCGCGCGTATGTTGCGCGCGTGATGAATGAATTCAAGCGGCGCAAACTTGTGGCAGAACGCAGCGCGATCGCCTCCAGGTAG
- the nrdR gene encoding transcriptional regulator NrdR, with protein MKCPYCGFTQDKVIDSRESKDADSIRRRRECERCTKRFTTYERLDEIPYMVVKKDGRREKFDRQKLLAGLLHSCQKRTVSVAQMQSIVDAAEAFVVDSPERERSTTDIGELIMQRLKEIDTVAYIRFASVYRDFKDVNEFKEELEGLLRGKDPKPKRHNVR; from the coding sequence ATGAAGTGTCCCTACTGCGGCTTTACTCAGGACAAGGTGATCGACTCCCGCGAGAGTAAGGACGCCGACTCCATTCGCCGACGCCGCGAGTGCGAGCGCTGCACGAAGCGCTTCACCACCTATGAGCGGCTCGACGAAATTCCCTACATGGTTGTGAAGAAGGACGGCCGGCGCGAGAAGTTCGACCGCCAGAAGTTACTCGCCGGCCTGCTGCACTCGTGCCAGAAGCGCACGGTATCGGTGGCGCAGATGCAATCGATCGTGGATGCGGCGGAGGCGTTTGTTGTGGATTCGCCGGAGCGCGAGCGGTCGACAACCGATATTGGCGAGCTGATCATGCAGCGGCTGAAGGAGATCGATACGGTTGCCTACATCCGATTTGCCAGTGTCTATCGCGACTTCAAGGACGTGAACGAGTTCAAGGAAGAGCTCGAGGGCCTGCTGCGCGGCAAGGACCCGAAACCCAAGCGACACAACGTGCGCTAA
- a CDS encoding HAD family hydrolase — protein sequence MPKPRLIAIDVDGTLLHSDGHVSERNLKAIREAESRGIEVAIATGRRHCYAMRVLRELDRPADTALISSNGTVIRTLGSELLHRSHMPVETARWLCEHVKEFRGTLVLTFDKVLPDGEDERGALVCEGVDELNASIIRWMEVNEPYMEYVSPIELALEDAAPIQMMLCGPIDRMREAEAHLLSDPRITNVDGECAPGIEVTLHRTEYPHRDLCILDILPSGCSKASALLHLGELRGIGADEILAIGDNWNDVPMLQMAGQAAVMANAPPDLRALAAERGWMIAPSNDEDGVAVVIEAALT from the coding sequence ATGCCTAAACCTCGCCTCATTGCCATCGACGTTGACGGCACGCTCCTTCACTCGGATGGTCATGTCAGTGAACGTAACCTCAAAGCGATTCGTGAGGCCGAATCCCGCGGGATTGAAGTCGCGATTGCAACTGGCAGGCGGCATTGTTATGCAATGCGTGTCCTGCGTGAACTCGATCGGCCGGCAGACACTGCGCTGATCAGCTCAAACGGCACGGTGATTCGTACGCTCGGATCGGAGTTGCTGCATCGATCGCATATGCCGGTGGAGACCGCTCGCTGGCTGTGCGAGCACGTGAAGGAGTTTCGCGGCACGCTCGTGCTGACCTTCGACAAAGTTCTTCCTGATGGCGAAGATGAGCGCGGCGCGCTGGTGTGCGAAGGGGTCGACGAGCTGAATGCGAGCATCATCCGGTGGATGGAAGTCAACGAGCCCTACATGGAATATGTCTCACCCATCGAACTCGCGCTCGAAGATGCGGCGCCCATCCAGATGATGCTCTGCGGACCGATCGATCGCATGCGTGAGGCTGAGGCGCACCTGCTGAGCGATCCAAGGATCACAAACGTGGATGGAGAATGCGCGCCGGGGATTGAAGTAACGCTGCACCGAACGGAGTATCCGCATCGCGATCTCTGCATCCTCGATATTCTGCCGAGCGGATGTTCAAAAGCCTCGGCGCTTCTGCATCTGGGTGAGCTGCGCGGGATTGGGGCGGACGAGATTCTCGCGATCGGCGATAACTGGAACGACGTGCCCATGTTGCAGATGGCGGGTCAGGCCGCGGTGATGGCGAACGCTCCGCCGGATCTGCGAGCGCTGGCGGCGGAGCGCGGATGGATGATCGCTCCTTCAAACGATGAGGATGGCGTTGCAGTTGTGATCGAGGCGGCGCTCACCTGA
- a CDS encoding DMT family transporter, producing the protein MEPHEKTQRSLGFAACCLASMFWGCGFFFGKIALAEMNSGAMVFYRFVFCALALTPFLITHRPGLNRREWLILLLASVLGVPLQFLFQFHGLALTTVSHASLMVGTMPVILAVGATIFAHERLHRLGWIALFVSTTGAALIALGGTHHASANGPTLRGDLYVVFSLCIALFWVLLNQHLVMTHSAVVVTAYGLCAGTLMLIVVVPPLYGLPPIHHISLKAWLALAASGLLCTASSTFLWNWGMTKVPASQAGVLLNMEPLIGSLLGIFVLHEHLGPIAWLGGALILIAAIVLTTREHPPVSPVG; encoded by the coding sequence CTGGAGCCGCACGAAAAAACACAACGCTCCCTCGGCTTCGCCGCCTGCTGCCTCGCCAGCATGTTCTGGGGCTGTGGATTCTTCTTCGGCAAAATCGCCCTCGCCGAGATGAACTCCGGAGCGATGGTTTTCTACCGGTTCGTCTTCTGCGCCCTCGCCCTGACTCCTTTCCTCATCACGCATCGCCCAGGCCTGAACCGCCGCGAGTGGCTCATCCTGCTGCTCGCCTCGGTCCTGGGCGTTCCGCTCCAGTTCCTCTTCCAGTTCCACGGCCTCGCGCTCACCACCGTCTCCCACGCCTCGCTCATGGTCGGCACGATGCCCGTAATCCTCGCCGTCGGCGCCACCATCTTCGCCCACGAGCGCCTCCACCGCCTCGGCTGGATCGCCCTCTTCGTCTCCACCACGGGCGCCGCGCTGATCGCCCTCGGCGGAACCCACCACGCCTCCGCCAACGGCCCAACCCTCCGCGGCGACCTGTACGTCGTCTTCTCCCTCTGCATCGCGCTCTTCTGGGTGCTGCTCAACCAGCACCTCGTCATGACCCACAGCGCCGTGGTCGTGACAGCGTACGGTCTCTGCGCCGGGACGCTGATGCTCATCGTCGTCGTACCGCCGCTCTACGGCCTTCCCCCCATCCACCACATCTCGCTGAAGGCCTGGCTCGCGCTGGCCGCCAGCGGTCTGCTCTGCACAGCATCCTCCACCTTCCTCTGGAACTGGGGAATGACCAAGGTTCCGGCCTCACAGGCCGGAGTCCTGCTCAACATGGAGCCCCTCATCGGCTCGCTGCTGGGCATCTTCGTCCTGCATGAGCACCTCGGCCCCATAGCGTGGCTCGGCGGCGCCCTGATCCTCATTGCGGCCATCGTGCTCACCACGCGGGAGCACCCGCCCGTGTCGCCCGTGGGCTGA
- a CDS encoding carboxypeptidase regulatory-like domain-containing protein encodes MRASVVWFTIPALLMLGGCRRNTANTEAPINLTDTVSSKAPAIDPATAGNISGVVHFAGKAPERIKIDMSADPACAMSDTPNYTEQYVVSDGKLANVFVYVKGGIQPWSAPFDAPPVVLDQKGCRYVPHVTGVQMGGKVEYRNSDPATHNVHTLPQEPANHSVDVSEMPGGEPQTETFRSPELMIPVRCNNHPWMQAFINVAPNGFFAVTGPDGSFTLHGLPPGTYTVAAVHEKLGEQDIQVTVPAKSTAKADFTYSAK; translated from the coding sequence ATGCGTGCATCTGTTGTCTGGTTTACGATTCCCGCTCTCCTGATGCTCGGCGGTTGCCGCCGAAATACCGCGAACACTGAGGCTCCCATCAACCTCACGGATACGGTGAGTTCCAAGGCTCCTGCGATCGATCCCGCGACGGCTGGCAACATCTCCGGCGTGGTGCACTTCGCCGGCAAGGCTCCGGAGCGGATCAAGATCGACATGTCGGCAGATCCGGCGTGCGCCATGAGCGATACGCCGAACTACACCGAGCAGTACGTGGTCTCGGATGGGAAGCTCGCAAATGTCTTCGTCTACGTAAAGGGCGGGATTCAGCCGTGGTCAGCGCCCTTTGACGCGCCGCCGGTCGTGCTGGACCAGAAGGGCTGCCGGTATGTGCCGCACGTGACCGGCGTGCAGATGGGAGGCAAGGTGGAGTACCGGAACTCCGACCCTGCGACGCATAATGTGCACACGCTGCCGCAGGAGCCGGCGAATCACTCGGTAGATGTTTCGGAGATGCCGGGCGGTGAGCCGCAAACGGAGACGTTTCGGTCACCGGAGCTGATGATTCCGGTGCGTTGCAATAATCATCCGTGGATGCAGGCGTTCATTAACGTGGCGCCGAACGGATTTTTTGCGGTGACGGGGCCGGATGGCAGCTTTACGCTTCACGGCTTGCCTCCGGGCACCTATACTGTGGCGGCCGTGCATGAGAAGCTCGGCGAACAGGACATCCAGGTGACTGTTCCGGCAAAATCAACGGCAAAGGCGGACTTCACCTACTCCGCGAAGTGA
- a CDS encoding DUF3761 domain-containing protein, translating into MRARLSIIALGCMFFGSLAALAQAPAKPANATAQCKDGSYWTGTTKSGACRGHKGIQTWFADSGAAAAPAVKPSPAAPSKAASRPTPPPPAPAKTAAATPKSMPAPAANAAAGGGPGLVWVNTSTKVYHCYGDRYYGKTKDGKYMTEADAKAMGARGDRGQTCSK; encoded by the coding sequence ATGCGCGCACGACTCTCGATCATCGCACTCGGCTGTATGTTCTTTGGCTCACTCGCCGCCCTTGCCCAGGCGCCCGCCAAACCGGCCAATGCCACCGCCCAGTGCAAGGACGGAAGCTACTGGACCGGCACCACCAAGAGCGGAGCCTGCCGAGGCCACAAGGGCATCCAGACCTGGTTTGCCGACTCCGGGGCTGCCGCAGCACCCGCCGTCAAGCCCAGTCCTGCCGCGCCCTCCAAAGCAGCCAGCAGACCGACTCCTCCTCCTCCTGCTCCGGCGAAGACCGCAGCGGCCACGCCAAAGTCCATGCCAGCCCCGGCAGCCAACGCAGCCGCGGGCGGTGGCCCCGGCCTTGTGTGGGTGAACACCTCCACCAAGGTCTACCACTGCTACGGCGATCGCTACTACGGCAAGACCAAGGATGGGAAGTACATGACCGAGGCGGATGCGAAGGCCATGGGCGCACGCGGTGACCGCGGACAGACCTGTTCGAAGTAA
- a CDS encoding lysylphosphatidylglycerol synthase transmembrane domain-containing protein, whose translation MSKSARNAVIAVVLVGLLAACAWLARGRVHFDFANLKVQLRAVSWARVALGVALIWLSVAIRAPRWRVLLGSSNTTGTAKLLGPQFIGFTVVALFGRAADLARPYLTAKRTGTPIATQLAVYFIERALDLGSAAILFAITLALAPKNMPHHEEFKKAGQGALILMAAIVVFLLAVRFAGPAVAGFARKTLRVASKTFAESVAVKILEFREGLRTIKTFGQFGAALILSLLIWAMIAGSYFETTRAFRDSAQLAYFSVPQTMLLLASSMAGSLIQLPVIGWFSQIGVLTGAYLAFFSVPVEIASAAGAILMAVTTLGIVPAGLVAARIEGVSLRDAARSSEAVSIA comes from the coding sequence ATGAGCAAGTCCGCCAGAAATGCTGTGATCGCTGTCGTGCTTGTCGGCCTGTTGGCCGCGTGCGCCTGGTTGGCGCGAGGGCGGGTGCACTTCGACTTCGCCAATTTGAAGGTGCAGCTACGGGCAGTTTCATGGGCGCGGGTGGCGCTGGGTGTCGCCCTGATCTGGCTCTCGGTCGCGATTCGTGCGCCGCGCTGGCGGGTGCTGCTCGGGTCCTCGAATACAACCGGCACAGCGAAACTTCTTGGACCGCAATTTATAGGCTTTACGGTGGTTGCGCTGTTCGGAAGAGCGGCTGACCTCGCTCGCCCGTACCTCACTGCAAAGCGTACGGGGACACCGATCGCCACGCAGTTGGCGGTCTACTTCATCGAGCGGGCGCTTGATCTCGGATCCGCTGCGATCCTCTTCGCTATTACGCTCGCCCTGGCTCCGAAAAACATGCCTCACCATGAGGAGTTCAAGAAGGCCGGGCAGGGGGCTCTCATTCTGATGGCAGCGATTGTTGTGTTCCTGCTCGCCGTTCGCTTTGCGGGACCCGCGGTTGCGGGATTTGCCCGCAAAACGCTTCGGGTGGCTTCGAAGACATTTGCTGAATCAGTGGCTGTCAAGATTCTCGAATTTCGCGAGGGGCTGCGCACGATCAAGACATTCGGGCAGTTTGGCGCGGCGCTCATCCTGTCCCTGCTGATCTGGGCGATGATCGCTGGTTCGTACTTTGAAACCACGCGGGCTTTCCGTGACTCTGCCCAACTTGCCTATTTCTCTGTGCCGCAGACAATGCTTCTACTGGCTTCGAGCATGGCGGGTTCACTGATCCAGTTGCCGGTGATCGGCTGGTTTTCGCAGATTGGCGTGCTTACCGGAGCGTATCTCGCATTTTTCTCTGTGCCGGTCGAGATTGCGTCGGCTGCCGGCGCGATCCTGATGGCGGTCACGACGCTCGGTATCGTGCCTGCAGGTCTGGTTGCAGCGCGCATCGAGGGCGTGAGCCTGCGTGATGCGGCGCGCAGCAGCGAAGCTGTAAGCATCGCTTAG